Proteins found in one Candidatus Dependentiae bacterium genomic segment:
- the gspG gene encoding type II secretion system major pseudopilin GspG, with amino-acid sequence MIYAHKQARDGFTLMELLIAIAILGIISVVVIPNFLGYLESAKKSQVTQTLKTFASAIDLYNVQVGHYPTKLKDLVKAPADEKDRKKWQEGGYLGKVKDDTFEDPWGNNYHYAANQPGSSHAYELHSFGPNGKSSSKNEWISVWD; translated from the coding sequence ATGATATATGCACACAAACAGGCGCGCGACGGATTTACGTTGATGGAATTATTAATTGCGATAGCAATTTTAGGTATCATATCCGTAGTGGTTATTCCCAATTTTTTGGGATATTTGGAATCAGCAAAAAAGAGCCAAGTAACACAGACACTTAAGACGTTTGCCAGTGCCATTGATTTGTATAATGTTCAAGTAGGTCATTATCCAACGAAATTAAAAGACTTAGTAAAAGCTCCAGCAGATGAAAAGGATAGAAAAAAATGGCAAGAGGGTGGTTATTTAGGGAAAGTCAAAGATGACACATTTGAAGACCCATGGGGTAACAACTATCATTATGCTGCTAATCAACCAGGATCATCTCATGCCTACGAGCTTCATTCTTTTGGTCCAAATGGCAAAAGCTCTTCAAAGAATGAATGGATAAGCGTTTGGGATTAA
- a CDS encoding prepilin-type N-terminal cleavage/methylation domain-containing protein, whose product MKSGFTLIEILISMAIASMISVMLFMSFGQIGSYVHVVDDYVDVSVKAAIVHQQLEKDLMGVFIPIAAEDQKKTSTQSSPVPPAGSKPAAPVPGAAEKEKPIKKVTKVFFGNNREKNLDTLTFITDDPLQIYWSENKSGNKAGKAKPRIARVIYRLVQDKKEKNTYKLMRQEGVDLYFDTYKPGSTKDIKEYEIIDGIKRMTIEYFVAVPAKDDGASPKEKQKKEYKKTKEWNTEKDKDGAQDDKKDKKKNEKAFPDYVVIQLTLWDNAKKRDTVFAFTISFLADGKQPPEPEPPMTMVQKVLQGVQGAHAAAQPGASAAAAPAGTTPSAPVVAAPNIGSVSGSIDVVHAPIVITEGMSFSSIDQLHAIINGNAQ is encoded by the coding sequence ATGAAGTCAGGTTTTACCCTCATTGAGATTTTAATTTCGATGGCCATTGCTTCCATGATTAGCGTTATGCTGTTTATGAGCTTTGGACAGATTGGCTCTTATGTTCACGTAGTTGATGACTATGTTGATGTGTCAGTCAAAGCTGCAATTGTACACCAACAGCTCGAAAAAGATCTGATGGGTGTCTTTATTCCTATTGCAGCGGAAGACCAAAAAAAGACGAGTACACAGTCCAGTCCGGTTCCACCAGCTGGCAGTAAGCCAGCTGCGCCAGTTCCGGGAGCTGCTGAAAAAGAAAAACCTATAAAAAAAGTTACTAAAGTGTTCTTTGGTAATAATCGCGAAAAAAATTTAGATACGCTTACTTTTATTACCGATGATCCATTGCAAATATATTGGAGTGAAAATAAATCAGGTAATAAAGCAGGTAAAGCAAAGCCGCGCATTGCTCGTGTTATCTATCGTTTGGTGCAGGATAAAAAAGAAAAAAACACCTACAAATTAATGCGTCAAGAGGGTGTTGATTTATATTTTGACACCTACAAGCCTGGGTCGACCAAGGACATTAAAGAGTATGAAATCATTGATGGTATTAAGCGTATGACCATTGAATATTTTGTTGCTGTCCCTGCCAAAGACGACGGCGCGTCGCCAAAAGAAAAGCAAAAAAAGGAATACAAAAAAACTAAAGAATGGAATACCGAAAAAGATAAAGATGGCGCACAGGATGATAAAAAAGATAAGAAAAAAAATGAAAAAGCGTTTCCCGATTATGTGGTGATACAGTTAACCTTATGGGACAATGCAAAAAAACGTGATACCGTGTTTGCTTTCACCATATCGTTTCTTGCTGATGGCAAACAGCCACCAGAACCTGAGCCGCCAATGACCATGGTGCAAAAAGTATTACAAGGCGTGCAAGGTGCTCATGCAGCTGCACAACCAGGTGCGTCAGCAGCCGCTGCTCCGGCAGGGACAACGCCTAGTGCACCGGTAGTTGCAGCACCGAATATTGGATCTGTTTCTGGAAGTATCGATGTCGTTCATGCGCCGATTGTAATAACCGAAGGCATGTCTTTTAGTTCCATCGATCAATTACATGCAATAATAAATGGGAATGCCCAATAG
- a CDS encoding ankyrin repeat domain-containing protein: MEKHYYILIVLLLITSRVSLTMDEQKGLYNLAYSHNSSLLDAIERNSPKEVETALQNGAHANAKNSNGKLAIFVAIANGNQDIIKTLIEWHADIHRKNNKDHTPVHEAIKLERPDIAALLIESGAYNPTKANSTDPQKNQCCSIS; the protein is encoded by the coding sequence ATGGAAAAACATTATTATATCTTAATCGTTCTACTATTAATAACCTCGCGCGTAAGTTTAACGATGGATGAACAAAAAGGATTATACAACCTTGCTTATTCACACAACAGCTCTCTACTAGATGCAATAGAAAGAAACTCTCCAAAAGAAGTTGAAACGGCATTACAAAATGGCGCTCATGCAAATGCAAAAAATTCCAATGGCAAATTAGCTATTTTTGTTGCGATAGCAAACGGCAATCAAGACATAATAAAAACCCTCATAGAATGGCACGCAGATATTCATCGCAAAAATAATAAGGACCATACACCAGTACATGAAGCCATAAAATTAGAACGCCCAGATATTGCTGCATTATTAATCGAGAGTGGAGCTTATAATCCTACAAAAGCGAATTCCACTGACCCTCAAAAAAATCAATGTTGTTCCATATCATAA
- a CDS encoding type II secretion system protein, whose product MIPSKNNACSSKLTERSRAGFTLIEAVVSIAIIGIVMTPLMITQGSVLQAVVKYSNKLQRMYYAENFFIDARIEASDEHKFTLEKKLDAPAMRLSYQREPVDKKSSLKDLDNVVRERITIEWDENGKKRQDVVVNFLYVAQQKVKKV is encoded by the coding sequence ATGATACCTTCCAAAAATAATGCCTGTTCTTCGAAGCTCACAGAGCGAAGTAGGGCTGGATTCACTCTTATTGAAGCGGTAGTGTCTATTGCTATCATAGGTATTGTCATGACGCCGCTTATGATTACGCAAGGGTCTGTGTTGCAGGCAGTGGTCAAATATTCTAATAAATTGCAGCGTATGTATTATGCAGAAAACTTTTTTATTGATGCTCGCATTGAAGCTAGTGATGAACACAAATTTACGCTCGAAAAAAAACTTGATGCACCGGCAATGCGGTTGAGCTATCAACGTGAGCCGGTTGATAAAAAATCATCATTAAAAGATTTAGATAATGTGGTGCGTGAGCGCATTACTATTGAGTGGGATGAGAACGGCAAAAAACGCCAGGATGTCGTAGTTAACTTTTTATATGTTGCGCAACAAAAAGTAAAAAAAGTATGA
- a CDS encoding type II secretion system F family protein produces MALYSYQAFSKEGKKITGSLDAPSLQSVKEQLTRQGLFPTAIELAKDQLKQSWWQRLFSRGVPVKEKIMFTKQLAILLKSGVPLLQALELLADQFEGTLHSILVTVKDNLKEGVSFADALKNYPNVFDNIYVQLVRAGEASGKLEVILERLTSYIERREAIRKKVSSALQYPLMQLAVAVLVIGVLVVFVVPKMAENFKGGQELPGPTRFLLSISDFVSGHFVLLIIGLILLVIAWKSWSSTSSGARTIDEIKLRLPLIKYFVKTNAVVQFSYTLGMLLEGGVNLAESLDIVVKIIDNRVLADTLNQARDKIIKQGKIAQYLKQTNIFPPIAIHLISTGEQSGQLDSMLLTVAQNYEEDLGELADGLTAALGPILLIVMAVIVGFIVIAVALPITQMGNIAGI; encoded by the coding sequence ATGGCACTATACTCGTATCAAGCATTTTCCAAAGAGGGCAAAAAAATAACAGGATCTCTCGATGCACCCTCCCTCCAGAGTGTAAAAGAACAGTTGACGCGGCAAGGTTTGTTTCCTACTGCCATAGAACTTGCCAAGGATCAATTAAAGCAATCCTGGTGGCAGCGTTTGTTCAGCCGCGGTGTTCCTGTTAAAGAAAAAATTATGTTTACCAAGCAGTTGGCTATATTGCTTAAGTCTGGTGTACCGCTGCTGCAAGCACTTGAATTACTGGCCGATCAGTTTGAAGGCACGTTGCATTCCATTCTGGTCACCGTAAAAGATAACCTTAAAGAAGGTGTTTCGTTTGCCGATGCTCTCAAAAATTATCCCAATGTGTTTGATAACATTTATGTTCAACTGGTCCGTGCTGGTGAAGCAAGCGGCAAATTGGAAGTTATTTTGGAACGACTTACGAGCTACATAGAGCGTCGCGAAGCGATACGCAAAAAAGTCTCTAGTGCTTTGCAATATCCTTTGATGCAGTTGGCTGTTGCTGTCTTAGTGATTGGTGTGTTGGTAGTCTTCGTAGTGCCTAAAATGGCAGAAAATTTTAAGGGTGGGCAAGAGCTCCCAGGCCCAACAAGATTTTTGCTATCGATTTCTGATTTTGTGTCAGGCCACTTTGTGCTGTTAATTATTGGCTTAATCCTGCTTGTTATAGCATGGAAGAGCTGGAGTAGCACTTCTTCAGGAGCACGCACCATTGATGAAATAAAATTACGCTTGCCACTTATCAAATATTTTGTCAAAACTAATGCAGTAGTACAATTTAGTTATACGCTGGGCATGCTGCTTGAAGGTGGCGTTAATTTAGCTGAATCACTTGATATTGTAGTTAAAATTATTGATAACCGTGTGCTTGCTGATACATTGAATCAAGCGCGAGATAAAATAATCAAGCAGGGTAAGATTGCGCAATATTTAAAGCAGACTAATATCTTCCCACCGATTGCCATACATCTGATTAGTACGGGCGAGCAAAGTGGGCAATTGGATAGTATGTTGTTAACAGTAGCGCAAAATTATGAGGAGGATTTAGGTGAATTGGCTGATGGGCTTACGGCAGCATTAGGGCCAATTTTATTAATCGTTATGGCAGTGATAGTAGGATTTATTGTAATAGCAGTTGCCTTGCCAATTACTCAAATGGGTAACATAGCCGGCATTTAA
- a CDS encoding superoxide dismutase has translation MNRTMKATLIVTVFLTAITPHLALAKAKKKSPEKERAKSTQTTAHYPAKSFDFAANNVTFSNSQLEQHTKLYQGYVKKRNEIEESLKTVDRSNVANITYSPFRALKIAETFAHNGSILHELYFQNLGTGTQPGKQTLELINKNFGSLEKFKEDVIACASCSRGWVVTGYCLDDHSVHNYVLDAHNQTVPVLVVPLLVIDIYEHAYMIDYGIDRAQYLKDMWENINWDVVEQRVEKWLKKLQ, from the coding sequence ATGAACCGCACCATGAAAGCTACCCTCATCGTAACTGTTTTTCTAACAGCCATAACACCGCATTTAGCCCTAGCAAAGGCCAAAAAGAAGTCACCCGAAAAGGAGCGCGCAAAGTCAACACAAACAACTGCACATTATCCAGCCAAATCTTTTGACTTTGCCGCCAACAATGTCACCTTCAGCAACTCTCAACTAGAACAGCACACCAAGCTGTATCAAGGGTATGTAAAAAAAAGAAACGAAATCGAAGAGTCACTAAAAACCGTTGACCGTTCAAATGTCGCCAATATTACCTATTCACCCTTCAGAGCGTTAAAGATTGCCGAGACGTTTGCGCATAACGGCAGCATTTTGCATGAACTGTATTTCCAAAATTTGGGCACCGGCACGCAACCTGGCAAACAAACTCTGGAACTCATCAATAAAAATTTTGGTTCATTAGAAAAATTTAAAGAAGATGTCATTGCATGCGCTAGTTGCTCACGCGGATGGGTAGTCACTGGCTATTGTTTGGATGACCACAGCGTGCATAATTATGTGCTCGATGCACACAATCAGACCGTGCCTGTCTTGGTAGTGCCACTCTTGGTAATCGATATTTACGAACACGCCTACATGATTGACTATGGCATTGATCGTGCTCAGTATTTAAAAGACATGTGGGAAAACATCAATTGGGATGTCGTTGAACAGCGTGTTGAAAAGTGGTTGAAAAAGTTACAATAA
- a CDS encoding type II secretion system protein, whose amino-acid sequence MDKRLGLNKSGFTLIELMVAIALIGLLATIVIPNFQGAQPGYERKQFIAKLNALVNYGRQHAITSHQLYQIFVDFKQKKIELRVQAEQKNNKGEVDYKNVVGASMNTTISIPEAVDIKNFIIEDGDLMDRRSGDTTKDSWFFIVPDGLTQEVTINFFDTKDRMYDGKPRPVGLVLNPFTAQFKEYDTFQK is encoded by the coding sequence ATGGATAAGCGTTTGGGATTAAACAAATCAGGATTTACGCTCATTGAATTAATGGTTGCCATAGCCCTCATCGGGCTATTGGCAACCATTGTTATTCCCAATTTTCAAGGTGCGCAGCCTGGCTATGAGCGCAAGCAATTTATAGCCAAGCTCAATGCATTGGTGAATTACGGTCGCCAACATGCGATTACGTCTCATCAATTGTACCAAATCTTTGTAGATTTTAAGCAGAAAAAAATTGAACTTCGTGTGCAAGCTGAACAAAAGAATAACAAGGGTGAGGTTGATTATAAGAATGTTGTGGGAGCATCCATGAACACCACCATCTCAATCCCTGAAGCGGTAGATATTAAGAATTTTATTATCGAAGATGGAGATTTAATGGATCGGCGCAGTGGAGACACAACGAAAGACTCGTGGTTTTTTATTGTTCCCGATGGCTTAACGCAAGAAGTGACTATTAATTTTTTTGATACCAAAGATAGAATGTATGATGGCAAGCCAAGGCCAGTAGGTTTAGTATTAAATCCTTTTACGGCGCAGTTTAAAGAATATGATACCTTCCAAAAATAA
- a CDS encoding MlaD family protein, with protein MQGRTETVVGIFVLAALGVFIYMGFEIGAFRFDKGNYNQYVIFFKDISGLSRKADVKIAGVKVGWVEDITLHADGDVQAEAKVMVLKEFSLYSDSYAIVRQQGLLGPNYLEINTGDPLLRKLDGGETLSKPSKSPVSIDELLQQFKKIASNVEDVTEAVQAAIGGEDGKAQMRVLFDNINKTAERMASFSDVLDRTITRNEDNLDDILALGKDLRRLAEKLEEDIFPAFKDTLEHISSAGEAIEGASVGARDGLKSLASVAEKIDEGKGLLGKLINEDETYKDLKIAVGGLKDYFTKTDRMQIVFDSHFESMHRPAEHYIFEDSKGFFDVRIHATQDRFYLLQLAASEKGDINRHIVRKTYLDDNGYPICKDTLKLDDSEKYDQEVDILNRNRVRFGLQFGKIFKDTIALRFGMFEGSAGFAVDVDIPLGTDKFRWVTSLEMYDMTGQNRINDRRPHIKWLNRMFLLQNIYVTFGADDFASRHNSNVFVGGGLRFGDDDVKFLLSSISGGGGGGGGTAFSTGTIVGG; from the coding sequence TTGCAAGGTAGAACAGAAACAGTAGTTGGTATATTTGTTTTAGCAGCACTAGGCGTGTTTATCTATATGGGATTCGAGATTGGCGCGTTTCGTTTTGATAAAGGGAACTATAACCAGTATGTAATTTTCTTTAAAGATATTTCGGGCCTTTCACGAAAAGCAGATGTAAAAATCGCTGGTGTTAAAGTTGGTTGGGTGGAAGACATTACTTTGCATGCCGATGGCGATGTGCAAGCTGAAGCAAAGGTCATGGTACTCAAAGAATTTTCTTTGTATTCCGATTCTTATGCAATTGTTCGTCAACAAGGGTTACTCGGACCTAATTATTTAGAGATTAATACGGGCGATCCGTTATTGCGTAAATTAGATGGCGGCGAAACACTCAGCAAGCCAAGCAAATCTCCTGTTTCAATCGATGAACTATTGCAGCAGTTTAAAAAAATAGCCAGCAATGTTGAAGATGTGACTGAGGCGGTTCAGGCTGCCATAGGTGGCGAAGACGGCAAAGCCCAAATGCGTGTTCTGTTTGATAATATCAACAAAACAGCAGAAAGAATGGCATCGTTTTCAGATGTACTTGATCGTACAATCACCCGCAATGAAGACAATCTCGACGATATCTTAGCGCTTGGCAAAGACTTAAGGCGTTTGGCAGAAAAGTTAGAAGAAGACATTTTCCCAGCATTTAAAGATACTTTAGAGCATATTTCTAGTGCAGGTGAGGCAATTGAGGGCGCATCGGTTGGAGCGCGAGACGGTCTGAAAAGTTTGGCTTCAGTCGCTGAAAAAATAGACGAAGGGAAGGGCTTACTTGGTAAGCTGATCAACGAAGACGAGACCTATAAAGATCTTAAGATTGCTGTTGGCGGTCTGAAGGACTACTTCACCAAGACTGATCGTATGCAAATTGTCTTCGATTCACACTTTGAATCTATGCATCGTCCGGCAGAACATTATATTTTTGAAGATTCAAAAGGATTCTTTGACGTCCGTATACACGCAACTCAAGATCGCTTCTATCTCTTGCAATTGGCTGCATCGGAAAAGGGAGACATTAATCGTCACATAGTACGCAAAACCTACTTGGATGATAATGGTTACCCAATATGCAAAGACACCTTAAAACTGGATGATTCAGAAAAATACGATCAAGAAGTTGATATCCTCAATAGAAATCGTGTCCGCTTTGGCTTACAGTTTGGTAAAATCTTCAAAGACACGATAGCATTACGTTTTGGTATGTTTGAAGGTTCAGCTGGTTTTGCAGTTGATGTGGATATTCCACTGGGTACTGACAAATTCCGTTGGGTTACTTCATTAGAAATGTATGACATGACGGGTCAAAATAGAATAAACGATCGTCGCCCACACATTAAGTGGCTCAACAGAATGTTCCTCTTGCAGAATATTTACGTCACGTTTGGTGCGGATGACTTTGCAAGTAGGCACAATTCTAATGTCTTTGTTGGCGGTGGCTTACGCTTTGGCGATGATGATGTTAAGTTCTTGCTTTCAAGCATTTCTGGTGGCGGTGGTGGAGGCGGGGGTACCGCTTTTAGTACCGGAACCATCGTAGGCGGATAA
- a CDS encoding YifB family Mg chelatase-like AAA ATPase — protein MPHAKIFSATTIGIDAQVVSVEVDLAMGLPQFYIVGLPDTAIKESSKRILTSLKNSGFKLPTKKIVVNLAPADLKKEGTLFDLPIAIGILLAGGFLEIPRSFLDETLFLGELSLDGSITFIKGALAIAYDAKLLKKKRLIIPKANAAEAALIGELEVIGVDHTTELIAYLRHERDIAPTITNLAAHTTANSDKLNDFCQVKGQNQAKRALQIAAAGRHNILFIGPPGSGKTMLAKRLQTIMPPMIFNEILETSKIYSVSGKLGKQSLVVQRPFRAPHHTISQAGLVGGGSYPQPGEISLAHHGILFLDELTEFKRDTLEVLRQPLENKMVCISRVQQSITFPASFLLIAALNPCPCGFLGDKKRMCHCSAPQITKYLAKLSGPLLDRIDLQINVQSVEYDTIKSKDLNNTSSQELYATVEKALAMQEARFGTKTILNSFMPADVIEKHCVLTPAAEEIIKKAFDRLRLSMRGYHKILKVARTIADLEESHLIDVAHVQEAIMYRSLDQHLDQQRS, from the coding sequence ATGCCACACGCTAAAATATTCTCTGCCACCACTATAGGCATTGATGCACAAGTCGTAAGCGTAGAAGTGGATCTTGCCATGGGCCTACCACAATTTTACATTGTTGGTCTGCCTGATACCGCTATTAAAGAAAGCAGCAAGCGTATTCTGACGTCACTAAAAAATAGTGGCTTTAAACTACCAACAAAAAAAATAGTAGTGAATTTGGCGCCCGCTGACTTGAAAAAAGAAGGCACCTTGTTTGATCTACCTATTGCTATTGGCATTCTGCTCGCCGGTGGATTTCTTGAAATACCTCGTAGTTTTTTAGATGAAACATTATTTTTAGGCGAACTTTCGCTCGATGGCAGCATAACCTTTATTAAAGGCGCACTTGCAATAGCATATGATGCAAAACTTCTTAAGAAAAAACGTTTAATTATTCCCAAAGCTAATGCTGCCGAAGCTGCACTCATTGGTGAACTTGAAGTTATCGGCGTGGACCATACCACCGAACTCATTGCCTATTTACGTCACGAACGAGACATCGCGCCAACCATAACTAATCTTGCAGCACACACAACGGCTAACAGCGATAAACTCAATGACTTTTGCCAAGTTAAAGGACAAAATCAAGCCAAACGAGCTTTACAAATTGCTGCTGCAGGAAGACACAATATTCTTTTTATTGGCCCTCCTGGTTCGGGAAAAACGATGCTGGCAAAGCGCCTGCAAACCATTATGCCGCCAATGATATTCAATGAAATACTTGAGACCAGTAAAATTTATTCGGTAAGCGGCAAACTCGGCAAACAATCATTGGTAGTCCAACGGCCATTCCGCGCCCCACATCACACCATTTCTCAAGCCGGCCTTGTTGGCGGCGGTTCTTACCCTCAGCCTGGCGAAATTAGTTTAGCGCACCACGGCATTCTGTTTTTGGATGAGTTGACCGAATTTAAACGAGATACCTTGGAAGTATTACGTCAGCCGTTAGAAAATAAGATGGTCTGTATTTCGCGTGTACAACAATCAATTACATTTCCAGCCTCATTCTTATTGATAGCTGCTCTCAACCCTTGCCCTTGCGGATTCTTGGGCGATAAAAAAAGAATGTGTCATTGTTCTGCGCCGCAGATCACTAAATATTTGGCAAAACTATCAGGCCCATTATTAGACCGCATCGATTTACAAATTAATGTTCAATCAGTTGAATATGACACTATTAAATCAAAAGATTTGAATAACACCAGCTCACAAGAACTCTATGCAACCGTGGAAAAAGCACTGGCTATGCAAGAAGCACGATTCGGCACCAAAACCATACTCAACAGTTTTATGCCTGCTGATGTGATTGAAAAACATTGCGTGCTAACTCCTGCAGCCGAAGAAATCATTAAAAAGGCTTTTGACCGATTACGCTTGAGCATGCGCGGCTATCATAAAATACTCAAAGTTGCCCGTACTATTGCCGATTTAGAAGAATCCCACCTCATTGATGTTGCCCACGTTCAAGAAGCCATCATGTATCGCTCACTTGACCAACATTTAGACCAACAACGCTCATGA
- a CDS encoding 4'-phosphopantetheinyl transferase superfamily protein, which translates to MILGIGIDSVEIQRFKEWHAFTQKSLQRIFSEEEISYCLSNKAKSAERFAIRFAAREALFKTLSSAYPTFELPFLTLCRLVRTEKNHRGAPCLQVDWSRCLPLATQTYPICHTSWTHTATTATAIVVLEEA; encoded by the coding sequence ATGATCCTCGGCATTGGCATTGATAGTGTCGAAATTCAACGATTTAAGGAGTGGCATGCCTTTACTCAAAAATCACTGCAACGGATCTTCAGCGAGGAAGAAATCTCTTACTGCCTGAGCAATAAAGCCAAGAGTGCCGAGCGATTTGCCATCCGCTTTGCGGCTCGCGAAGCTCTTTTTAAGACCCTGAGCAGTGCTTACCCAACCTTTGAACTGCCCTTTTTGACACTGTGCCGATTAGTCCGCACGGAAAAGAACCATCGCGGGGCTCCTTGCTTACAGGTTGACTGGTCACGTTGTTTACCCTTAGCCACCCAAACATACCCTATTTGCCATACTTCCTGGACACACACGGCTACCACTGCTACTGCGATAGTGGTTCTAGAAGAAGCTTAA
- a CDS encoding ankyrin repeat domain-containing protein: MKNIIIASLSLLISFCAHNQVLAMDMSATGSPIERSRLKSTEVAQNPTTLTQAVRINDIESLKQLIANKADLEAKNKDGQTAVAIAAMMGRDGALHILLAAGANPNARDNDQFTPLMETACRGCSKCTSYPDKKNPLPLTCQSCFNNAQCLISAGADLNGKDHNGYTAVLYATGHQKWPIADLLLYHKARHDARECTGITSLHNATQYGSINTVQLLLANGASAEAPDNGDRTPYDLALKTRNHNLIDIFSVNIAQYSQKEIEVAKALLDMRTRQQENVKKEKQPYANNCGAGFRRYTSPLPTIHESKLRVLVGLKS; encoded by the coding sequence ATGAAAAATATTATTATTGCATCATTATCATTATTAATCAGTTTTTGTGCACATAACCAAGTTCTTGCCATGGACATGTCAGCAACTGGCAGCCCAATTGAGCGCTCAAGGTTAAAAAGCACGGAGGTAGCCCAAAACCCGACCACTCTAACTCAGGCGGTGCGCATTAATGATATTGAAAGCCTTAAACAACTCATAGCAAATAAAGCCGACCTCGAAGCAAAAAACAAAGATGGTCAAACTGCAGTTGCCATAGCAGCAATGATGGGAAGAGACGGCGCATTACATATACTGTTAGCAGCTGGTGCTAATCCCAATGCAAGAGACAATGACCAATTTACGCCGCTTATGGAAACAGCTTGCCGCGGATGCAGCAAATGCACCTCATATCCTGACAAGAAAAACCCGCTTCCTTTAACCTGTCAGTCGTGTTTTAATAATGCACAATGCTTAATTAGCGCAGGAGCAGATTTAAACGGTAAAGACCACAATGGTTACACAGCCGTTCTTTATGCAACTGGACACCAAAAGTGGCCCATCGCTGATCTGTTGCTCTACCATAAAGCTCGCCATGATGCGCGCGAATGTACCGGAATAACATCGCTGCATAATGCCACACAATATGGTTCTATAAATACCGTTCAGTTACTTTTGGCCAATGGAGCCAGCGCAGAAGCACCAGACAATGGCGACAGAACTCCTTATGACTTGGCACTAAAAACTCGAAATCATAATTTGATCGACATATTTTCGGTAAACATAGCTCAATATAGCCAAAAAGAAATTGAAGTCGCTAAGGCTCTCCTTGATATGAGGACCAGGCAACAAGAAAATGTGAAAAAAGAAAAGCAACCCTATGCCAACAACTGTGGGGCTGGATTTCGACGTTATACTAGCCCACTGCCAACCATACATGAGAGCAAACTAAGAGTGCTTGTTGGCTTAAAATCTTAA
- a CDS encoding ankyrin repeat domain-containing protein: protein MKPYYCFILTVVALHNTHINHAMEKNNDTCDVEKNMGFSPLHHAAHYNKIDMAQTLIDQKADLDSKDKFGYTPLHKAAAKGNLDTIKLLLKNNATVDAVSDSNQSTLHTAAISKDGQAIALLLEAKALCNLKNNRKQTPLITACIHSNQETAKTLIAANVAINEQDEQGNSALHYTYLANASEIQKMLENAGIDTTLQNNDKKTATEMQTISDSFN, encoded by the coding sequence ATGAAACCATATTATTGTTTTATCCTTACTGTTGTAGCATTGCACAATACTCATATAAACCATGCAATGGAAAAAAATAACGATACTTGCGATGTTGAAAAAAATATGGGATTTAGTCCACTTCATCATGCAGCTCATTACAATAAAATTGATATGGCGCAAACTCTTATTGACCAAAAAGCAGATCTTGATTCTAAGGATAAGTTTGGTTACACACCACTGCATAAAGCAGCGGCGAAAGGGAACCTTGATACAATAAAACTTCTTCTTAAGAATAATGCCACAGTTGATGCAGTATCTGATAGCAACCAAAGTACTTTGCATACAGCCGCTATCAGCAAGGATGGCCAAGCTATTGCACTATTACTAGAAGCAAAAGCGTTGTGCAATCTAAAAAATAACCGTAAACAGACACCACTCATTACTGCTTGTATACACTCTAATCAAGAGACCGCAAAAACATTAATAGCAGCAAACGTTGCTATTAATGAACAAGATGAACAGGGCAACTCAGCTTTGCATTACACCTATCTTGCCAACGCCTCCGAAATTCAAAAGATGCTAGAAAATGCTGGCATCGATACAACGTTACAAAATAATGATAAAAAAACGGCTACTGAAATGCAGACCATTTCAGATAGTTTTAACTAA